Genomic DNA from Paenibacillus sp. KS-LC4:
CCATATACATGTCAGGGGCATGCAGCAATTGGCCTTTCGGCGCTACAGCAAGGACAGCCATCGCATTATTTAGTCCCTTGGCAACGATCTCTGTACCTTCAAGCGGGTCTACTGCCACGTCAACCTCGGGGCCATTCATGCTTCCAACCTGCTCTCCGATATACAGCATCGGCGCCTCATCCATCTCACCTTCGCCAATTACAACGGTTCCACGAATGGAAACGGTGTCGAACATGCTACGCATCGCTTCCGTTGCCGCACCGTCTGCGCTATGCTTGTCGCCGCGTCCCATCCATGGAGAAGCCGCAAGTGCGGCAAGCTCCGTTACTCGTATAAGCTCCAAAGATAATTCGCGTTCCAGCATCTGTTATCTCCCTCTCCTTCGTATTGCCAACTTTTCGCCATCTATACCTATTCGTCATCTATACCTTTTCGTTCAGCAATTCTAGCTGTTCATCATTTCTATAATAATGCCAGCCGTTTCCTCAATCGCCCGGCTCGTCACATCAATGACCGGACAGCCAAGCTCCTCCATAACGCGTGAAGCATGATTAAGCTCCTCCATGATGCGTTCCATGGAAGCGTATTGGGCCGAGCCCGGCAAGCCCAGCGTCTTTAGACGCTCGGACCTTATGTGCAGCAGCTGCTCCGGCTGCATCGTCAAGCCAACAATAAGCCGGCCTGGCATGGGGTACAGCTCGGTTGGCGGCTTTACCTCCGGCATCAATGGCAAATTCGCCGCTTTAATGCCTTTGTGGGACAAGAACACGCTAAGCGGCGTCTTCGACGTCCGCGATGCGCCAATCAGCACCACTTGGGCCTGCATAAAGCCTCGTGCATCCTTTCCATCATCATATTTAACCGCGAACTCAATCGCTTCCATTCGGCGATAATATTCATCATCCATCGAATGGAGCAAGCCGGGCTTGCGTTTTGGAAAGCTGCCAAAGGTATCCACGTAGGCTTGCATCATCGGACCCATCACATCGACTGCGCGAACACCCCAGCGTAAAGCCTCTTGCTTCATAAGCTCGCGCAATTCCGGCTGGACGAGTGTATAGCTGATGAAGCCGCCAGTGCGTGCTGCTTCGGCAACAAGCTGAATAACCTCGTCCTCCTTCTTCATGTGGCCATAACGCTTAATTTTGACATGCTCCGAAGAAAACTGCCGCAGCGTCGCTTTCGCCACTGCCTCAGCTGTTTCGCCTACGGCATCGGAGCACACGTATATGATTTCTTCTGTCATAAACCTTGTTCCCCCAGTTCCTCTGCTGCTGCGATGTCCGACATCAGACGGATTATATTGGATTTGGACACCCAACCGGTAACCTCGGGACCTTGACCGGACTCGTCCACCGACGTAATAACCGGCAAACAGTCCACTTGATGTAAAATCATTTTGCGAATCGCATCCGCCACCGAATCTTCGCTGGAAAGCGTCACGATATTCGGAAAGCGCGTCATGACCATGCTTACAGGAATGGATGCAGCTCCCGCATTGCCTAGCGTAATT
This window encodes:
- a CDS encoding pyruvate, water dikinase regulatory protein; this translates as MTEEIIYVCSDAVGETAEAVAKATLRQFSSEHVKIKRYGHMKKEDEVIQLVAEAARTGGFISYTLVQPELRELMKQEALRWGVRAVDVMGPMMQAYVDTFGSFPKRKPGLLHSMDDEYYRRMEAIEFAVKYDDGKDARGFMQAQVVLIGASRTSKTPLSVFLSHKGIKAANLPLMPEVKPPTELYPMPGRLIVGLTMQPEQLLHIRSERLKTLGLPGSAQYASMERIMEELNHASRVMEELGCPVIDVTSRAIEETAGIIIEMMNS